In Anopheles gambiae chromosome 2, idAnoGambNW_F1_1, whole genome shotgun sequence, a single window of DNA contains:
- the LOC1276782 gene encoding putative uncharacterized protein DDB_G0277255 isoform X6, with translation MVLTAATTTSSASAIVPAPMTRYDRALPVNSMTEKRYSDRRLRPWPPTYNYGIPGGGGGGPGGGSAGSASGSAMLAMTTGGGGGGGGGKSRWMSAGLSDIGASLGGLRGSSAGSIYGGSVGGGVPQPRYLYAPPGGALKRQNSDFFLNVKSAASLAGSVYDYNNNASSNNHSNGSTGGNYVVNNIAARKVKNIAGMTAIVDSDSNMEVVRRMRRHSTTQQNNYLQQRLQKQQQQQLYQHHQQQHHHQPQQQQHHHPHQHQPQQQQQFFNVSASTRSRSKSMEDFGSSGFIIENSYKYRTKNVLTASTTTTTTTAGSPHGHLKSSQHQHQQLNNSSVHSNNLSLAGGGGGGGGGSGGGGSRVVSPNQSTSSAPHANGGGGGKRTLRHHNNFGNNLNGGHSYDNSNQQHQQQHQHHQHLTHGKKLLSLKNHRSVDNLLDNVDINYSQYYQQSDQNRPRFVAVTTLEDVQAVRCAEFHPNGRIYAVGSNSKTFRICEYPSLSEIREDHSTYQPTVLFKRTKHHKGSIYCMAWSPAGDLIATGSNDKTVKLMRFNESQKQLEGQEMELTMHDGTVRDLCFLEDSSNKSSLLISGGAGDCKIYVTDCETSTPFQALSGHGGHVLSLYNWGGVMFVSGSQDKTVRFWDLRTRGCVNMVTPATSPGSRQGSPVAAVCVDPSGRLLVSGHEDSSCVLYDIRGNRPIQCFKPHSSDVRSIRFSPSAYYLLTAGYDNKLVLTDLQGDLTMPLPSVVVAQHTDKVISGRWHPVDFSFLSTSADKTATLWALPPI, from the exons ATGGTGCTGACGGCGGCCACCACCACATCGTCGGCGTCAGCGATCGTGCCCGCCCCGATGACGCGGTACGATCGGGCCCTTCCGGTGAACTCGATGACCGAGAAGCGGTACTCCGACCGGCGGCTACGGCCCTGGCCACCGACCTACAACTACGGCATACCGggcgggggtggtggtggcccaGGCGGTGGCAGTGCCGGTAGTGCCAGCGGATCTGCCATGCTGGCCATGACAacgggcggcggtggcggtggcggtggcggaaaGTCGCGCTGGATGTCTGCCGGGCTGTCCGACATTGGTGCGAGCCTGGGCGGACTGCGGGGCAGTTCCGCCGGCAGCATCTACGGGGGCAGTGTGGGCGGTGGCGTACCGCAGCCCCGCTACCTGTACGCACCTCCCGGCGGTGCCCTCAAGCGCCAGAACAGTGACTTCTTCCTGAACGTCAAGTCGGCCGCATCGCTGGCCGGGTCGGTCTACgactacaacaacaacgccagcagcaacaaccacagcaACGGTAGCACTGGCGGCAACTACGTGGTGAACAATATAGCCGCGCGGAAGGTGAAAAACATCGCCGGCATGACGGCGATCGTCGACAGTGATAGCAACATGGAAGTTGTACGACGGATGAG GCGGCATTCGACCACGCAACAGAACAATTATCTGCAGCAGCGGTtgcagaagcaacagcagcagcaactctaccagcatcatcagcagcagcatcatcaccagccgcagcagcagcagcatcaccatccgcatcaacaccaaccacagcaacagcagcagttttTCAACGTAAGCGCCTCGACCCGATCCCGCTCGAAGTCGATGGAAGATTTCGGCTCGAGCGGGTTCATCATCGAGAACAGCTACAAGTATCGCACGAAGAACGTGCTGACAgcctccaccaccactaccaccacaacaGCCGGCTCCCCGCACGGCCATCTAAAGTCCtcgcagcaccagcaccagcagcttaACAACAGCAGTGTACATAGTAACAACCTTTCGCTggccggcggtggcggtggtggtggtggcggcagcggtggcggtggaagTCGCGTTGTCAGCCCCAACCAATCAACCTCCTCCGCACCGCATGCgaatggtggcggtggtggcaagCGTACCCTGCGCCATCACAACAACTTCGGCAACAATCTCAACGGTGGCCATAGCTATGACAACAGCaaccagcaacaccagcagcagcaccagcatcacCAGCATCTAACGCACGGGAAGAAGCTGCTCTCGCTGAAGAACCACCGCTCGGTGGACAATCTGCTCGACAACGTCGACATCAACTACAGCCAGTACTACCAG cAATCGGACCAAAATCGACCCCGCTTTGTCGCGGTGACGACGCTGGAAGATGTACAGGCGGTACGGTGTGCGGAGTTCCATCCGAACGGGCGCATCTACGCGGTCGGCTCCAACTCGAAGACGTTCCGGATCTGCGAATACCCGTCGCTGTCGGAGATTAg GGAAGACCACAGCACGTACCAGCCGACGGTGCTGTTCAAGCGCACGAAGCACCACAAAGGCTCGATCTACTGTATGGCGTGGTCGCCGGCCGGCGATCTCATTGCGACCGGCTCGAACGACAAAACCGTCAAGCTGATGCGCTTCAACGAGTCCCAGAAGCAGCTCGAGGGCCAGGAGATGGAGCTGACCATGCACGACGGTACGGTGCGCGACCTGTGCTTCCTCGAGGACAGCTCGAACAAGTCCAGCCTGCTGATCAGTGGCGGCGCGGGCGACTGCAAGATCTACGTGACGGACTGCGAAACGTCCACTCCGTTCCAGGCGCTCAGTGGCCATGGTGGGCATGTGCTATCGCTTTACAACTGGGGCGGTGTCATGTTTGTGTCCGGTTCGCAG gATAAAACCGTACGATTTTGGGATCTGCGTACGCGCGGCTGCGTCAACATGGTTACCCCCGCCACGTCACCGGGCTCCCGGCAAGGGTCGCCGGTGGCGGCGGTTTGCGTTGACCCGTCCGGGCGGCTGCTGGTGTCGGGGCACGAGGATAGCTCCTGCGTACTGTACGACATACGGGGCAACCGGCCGATCCAGTGCTTCAAACCGCATTCCTCAGACGTTAG atCAATCCGATTTTCACCCTCCGCCTACTACCTGCTGACCGCCGGTTACGACAACAAGCTCGTGCTGACCGATCTGCAAGGTGATCTGACGATGCCATTACCGTCGGTGGTCGTCGCCCAGCACACGGACAAGGTGATATCGGGCCGCTGGCATCCGGTCGATTTCTCGTTTCTCTCCACCTCGGCGGACAAGACGGCCACACTGTGGGCGCTGCCACCGATCTAG
- the LOC1276782 gene encoding uncharacterized protein LOC1276782 isoform X5, whose protein sequence is MVLTAATTTSSASAIVPAPMTRYDRALPVNSMTEKRYSDRRLRPWPPTYNYGIPGGGGGGPGGGSAGSASGSAMLAMTTGGGGGGGGGKSRWMSAGLSDIGASLGGLRGSSAGSIYGGSVGGGVPQPRYLYAPPGGALKRQNSDFFLNVKSAASLAGSVYDYNNNASSNNHSNGSTGGNYVVNNIAARKVKNIAGMTAIVDSDSNMEVVRRMRRHSTTQQNNYLQQRLQKQQQQQLYQHHQQQHHHQPQQQQHHHPHQHQPQQQQQFFNVSASTRSRSKSMEDFGSSGFIIENSYKYRTKNVLTASTTTTTTTAGSPHGHLKSSQHQHQQLNNSSVHSNNLSLAGGGGGGGGGSGGGGSRVVSPNQSTSSAPHANGGGGGKRTLRHHNNFGNNLNGGHSYDNSNQQHQQQHQHHQHLTHGKKLLSLKNHRSVDNLLDNVDINYSQYYQQSDQNRPRFVAVTTLEDVQAVRCAEFHPNGRIYAVGSNSKTFRICEYPSLSEISKRCETSWEDHSTYQPTVLFKRTKHHKGSIYCMAWSPAGDLIATGSNDKTVKLMRFNESQKQLEGQEMELTMHDGTVRDLCFLEDSSNKSSLLISGGAGDCKIYVTDCETSTPFQALSGHGGHVLSLYNWGGVMFVSGSQDKTVRFWDLRTRGCVNMVTPATSPGSRQGSPVAAVCVDPSGRLLVSGHEDSSCVLYDIRGNRPIQCFKPHSSDVRSIRFSPSAYYLLTAGYDNKLVLTDLQGDLTMPLPSVVVAQHTDKVISGRWHPVDFSFLSTSADKTATLWALPPI, encoded by the exons ATGGTGCTGACGGCGGCCACCACCACATCGTCGGCGTCAGCGATCGTGCCCGCCCCGATGACGCGGTACGATCGGGCCCTTCCGGTGAACTCGATGACCGAGAAGCGGTACTCCGACCGGCGGCTACGGCCCTGGCCACCGACCTACAACTACGGCATACCGggcgggggtggtggtggcccaGGCGGTGGCAGTGCCGGTAGTGCCAGCGGATCTGCCATGCTGGCCATGACAacgggcggcggtggcggtggcggtggcggaaaGTCGCGCTGGATGTCTGCCGGGCTGTCCGACATTGGTGCGAGCCTGGGCGGACTGCGGGGCAGTTCCGCCGGCAGCATCTACGGGGGCAGTGTGGGCGGTGGCGTACCGCAGCCCCGCTACCTGTACGCACCTCCCGGCGGTGCCCTCAAGCGCCAGAACAGTGACTTCTTCCTGAACGTCAAGTCGGCCGCATCGCTGGCCGGGTCGGTCTACgactacaacaacaacgccagcagcaacaaccacagcaACGGTAGCACTGGCGGCAACTACGTGGTGAACAATATAGCCGCGCGGAAGGTGAAAAACATCGCCGGCATGACGGCGATCGTCGACAGTGATAGCAACATGGAAGTTGTACGACGGATGAG GCGGCATTCGACCACGCAACAGAACAATTATCTGCAGCAGCGGTtgcagaagcaacagcagcagcaactctaccagcatcatcagcagcagcatcatcaccagccgcagcagcagcagcatcaccatccgcatcaacaccaaccacagcaacagcagcagttttTCAACGTAAGCGCCTCGACCCGATCCCGCTCGAAGTCGATGGAAGATTTCGGCTCGAGCGGGTTCATCATCGAGAACAGCTACAAGTATCGCACGAAGAACGTGCTGACAgcctccaccaccactaccaccacaacaGCCGGCTCCCCGCACGGCCATCTAAAGTCCtcgcagcaccagcaccagcagcttaACAACAGCAGTGTACATAGTAACAACCTTTCGCTggccggcggtggcggtggtggtggtggcggcagcggtggcggtggaagTCGCGTTGTCAGCCCCAACCAATCAACCTCCTCCGCACCGCATGCgaatggtggcggtggtggcaagCGTACCCTGCGCCATCACAACAACTTCGGCAACAATCTCAACGGTGGCCATAGCTATGACAACAGCaaccagcaacaccagcagcagcaccagcatcacCAGCATCTAACGCACGGGAAGAAGCTGCTCTCGCTGAAGAACCACCGCTCGGTGGACAATCTGCTCGACAACGTCGACATCAACTACAGCCAGTACTACCAG cAATCGGACCAAAATCGACCCCGCTTTGTCGCGGTGACGACGCTGGAAGATGTACAGGCGGTACGGTGTGCGGAGTTCCATCCGAACGGGCGCATCTACGCGGTCGGCTCCAACTCGAAGACGTTCCGGATCTGCGAATACCCGTCGCTGTCGGAGATTAg CAAAAGATGTGAAACTAGCTG GGAAGACCACAGCACGTACCAGCCGACGGTGCTGTTCAAGCGCACGAAGCACCACAAAGGCTCGATCTACTGTATGGCGTGGTCGCCGGCCGGCGATCTCATTGCGACCGGCTCGAACGACAAAACCGTCAAGCTGATGCGCTTCAACGAGTCCCAGAAGCAGCTCGAGGGCCAGGAGATGGAGCTGACCATGCACGACGGTACGGTGCGCGACCTGTGCTTCCTCGAGGACAGCTCGAACAAGTCCAGCCTGCTGATCAGTGGCGGCGCGGGCGACTGCAAGATCTACGTGACGGACTGCGAAACGTCCACTCCGTTCCAGGCGCTCAGTGGCCATGGTGGGCATGTGCTATCGCTTTACAACTGGGGCGGTGTCATGTTTGTGTCCGGTTCGCAG gATAAAACCGTACGATTTTGGGATCTGCGTACGCGCGGCTGCGTCAACATGGTTACCCCCGCCACGTCACCGGGCTCCCGGCAAGGGTCGCCGGTGGCGGCGGTTTGCGTTGACCCGTCCGGGCGGCTGCTGGTGTCGGGGCACGAGGATAGCTCCTGCGTACTGTACGACATACGGGGCAACCGGCCGATCCAGTGCTTCAAACCGCATTCCTCAGACGTTAG atCAATCCGATTTTCACCCTCCGCCTACTACCTGCTGACCGCCGGTTACGACAACAAGCTCGTGCTGACCGATCTGCAAGGTGATCTGACGATGCCATTACCGTCGGTGGTCGTCGCCCAGCACACGGACAAGGTGATATCGGGCCGCTGGCATCCGGTCGATTTCTCGTTTCTCTCCACCTCGGCGGACAAGACGGCCACACTGTGGGCGCTGCCACCGATCTAG